A stretch of the Solanum dulcamara chromosome 6, daSolDulc1.2, whole genome shotgun sequence genome encodes the following:
- the LOC129893503 gene encoding uncharacterized protein LOC129893503, with protein sequence MKTVSGKVKSTTPISLSDAAKSFSKFAVSDHEASHAVSLYVQRAADSFNKLVKVHQKLSSNCVKKEHSNDDIEISESRRHHKKIREVGLKVEDVVKNEDIPNGFRESKNLVKEENPEADTRNKTKNSSKVDKVKDQKLIKTEQRLDLGEGETETSNLNELEFVQIDVELELKEVKEGGMTSRDKKKKKKKKKKDRGVGDSEHEVGKVEEDLGNKAEEEGKKRKSMDPDAGENAGSAEQSSKKKSKKRRIEGEK encoded by the coding sequence ATGAAGACTGTATCAGGCAAAGTAAAATCTACAACTCCAATCTCTCTCTCCGATGCAGCAAAATCCTTCTCCAAATTTGCTGTATCAGACCATGAAGCTTCACACGCCGTTTCCTTATATGTCCAACGTGCTGCCGATTCATTCAACAAGCTTGTTAAGGTTCATCAGAAACTCAGTTCCAATTGTGTGAAAAAGGAGCATTCTAATGATGATATCGAAATTTCAGAAAGTAGGCGTCATCACAAGAAAATTCGGGAGGTGGGTTTAAAGGTTGAAGATGTAGTGAAGAATGAGGATATCCCAAATGGGTTCCGAGAAAGCAAGAATCTTGTCAAGGAAGAAAACCCGGAAGCTGATACGAGGAATAAGACCAAAAACTCATCAAAAGTTGATAAAGTGAAGGATCAGAAACTGATAAAGACTGAACAACGACTCGATCTAGGCGAAGGAGAGACAGAAACATCCAACCTAAATGAGCTGGAGTTTGTTCAAATAGATGTGGAACTGGAGCTCAAGGAAGTTAAGGAAGGTGGTATGACAAGTAgagataagaagaagaagaagaaaaaaaaaaagaaggatagAGGTGTAGGTGACAGTGAGCACGAGGTGGGGAAAGTGGAAGAAGATTTGGGTAATAAAGCAGAGGAGGAagggaagaagaggaagagtaTGGATCCTGATGCTGGTGAAAATGCTGGTTCAGCAGAGCAGAGTAGTAAGAAAAAGAGTAAAAAGAGAAGAATTGAAGGTGAAAAGTAA